From a region of the Coffea arabica cultivar ET-39 chromosome 3e, Coffea Arabica ET-39 HiFi, whole genome shotgun sequence genome:
- the LOC113738145 gene encoding UDP-glycosyltransferase 75C1-like, translating to MENCHFLVVTFPGQGHINPTLQFAKRLAKLGVRTTFSTSLGAINRMNRASDSLPEKLSIVAFSDGYDHGWTTDDDVQEYMTSLITRGSQTLKELIMAQSNEGRPITHVVYTTLMPWVGQVARQLQIPSTLLWIQPAALFQLYYCFFNGCGEVTGDISSSKTIKLPGLPTLASRDLPTFFLASNPDVYSFALPTINKHFELLQEEETPKVLVNTFDALESETLMAAVKLKLVAVGPLIPSAFLDGRDSSDSSFGGDLLQETKDCVEWLNSKNDASVVYVAFGSFADVPLKQLEEIAQGLLQSKKPFLWVLRKSPKGEKLEEKLSCKDELEKQGLIVSWCSQVEVLSHPSVGCFVSHCGWNSSLESLASGVPVVAIPLWTDQTTNAKFIQDVWKTGIRPTANEEGTVEADEIRRSLEIIMDGGVRGEEMRKTAKKWKELAVEAAKDGGSSSSNVKAFVDEVAAGVIRG from the coding sequence ATGGAGAATTGCCATTTTCTGGTTGTGACATTTCCAGGCCAAGGCCATATCAACCCTACCCTCCAATTCGCGAAACGCCTAGCAAAACTAGGCGTTAGAACGACATTTTCAACCAGTCTTGGTGCAATCAACCGCATGAACAGAGCCTCAGATTCGTTACCAGAAAAATTAAGCATTGTTGCTTTTTCTGATGGTTATGATCATGGCTGGACTACTGACGATGATGTTCAAGAATATATGACTTCTCTGATTACTCGTGGCTCCCAAACCCTGAAAGAACTCATCATGGCTCAGAGCAATGAGGGCCGTCCAATCACTCATGTGGTCTACACCACACTTATGCCTTGGGTTGGTCAAGTTGCTCGTCAACTTCAGATTCCATCAACTCTTCTTTGGATACAGCCAGCAGCTCTTTTCCAACTCTACTATTGTTTCTTCAATGGCTGTGGGGAAGTTACTGGAGATATATCTAGCAGTAAAACAATTAAATTACCCGGATTACCAACACTAGCTAGCCGAGATCTCCCCACATTTTTTCTGGCTTCAAATCCTGATGTCTACAGTTTTGCTTTGCCCACGATCAATAAACATTTTGAACTACTCCAAGAGGAAGAAACGCCAAAAGTTCTCGTAAATACGTTTGATGCTTTGGAATCTGAGACTCTCATGGCTGCTGTGAAGTTGAAGCTGGTAGCTGTTGGACCTTTGATTCCTTCAGCTTTCTTAGATGGAAGGGATTCTTCGGATTCTTCGTTTGGTGGTGACTTGCTTCAGGAAACGAAAGATTGTGTCGAGTGGCTGAATTCCAAGAATGATGCATCTGTTGTTTATGTAGCATTTGGGAGTTTCGCAGATGTACCATTAAAACAGCTAGAGGAAATTGCTCAAGGGTTGCTGCAAAGCAAGAAGCCATTTTTGTGGGTGCTTAGGAAGTCTCCCAAGGGTGAGAAACTGGAGGAAAAGTTAAGCTGTAAAGATGAATTGGAAAAGCAAGGACTGATAGTTTCTTGGTGTTCACAAGTGGAGGTTTTGTCACACCCTTCTGTGGGATGCTTTGTGAGTCATTGTGGATGGAATTCTTCTCTAGAGAGTTTAGCTTCTGGGGTGCCAGTTGTGGCAATTCCTCTCTGGACAGATCAAACTACCAATgcaaaatttattcaagatgTTTGGAAGACTGGGATAAGGCCTACGGCCAATGAAGAAGGAACTGTTGAGGCTGATGAGATCAGAAGAAGCTTAGAAATTATTATGGATGGTGGGGTGAGAGGTGAAGAGATGAGAAAGACTGCTAAAAAATGGAAGGAGTTGGCTGTAGAAGCTGCCAAAGATGGAGGATCCTCCAGCAGTAATGTCAAGGCTTTTGTGGACGAGGTTGCAGCTGGTGTTATTAGAGGATAA